The genomic stretch TCCGCGCGTTTATCGAAATAGCTTTTAATCCTCTCCATCTCATCTTCGGTCAACGGTTTGGCAGAGGATTCCGCAGGGGGTCTTTCCACTGTATTCAGTTGAATCTTTTCCGCATTTATACCTTTGAGAGCAGAGGATATTCTAGCTAGTTCTCTTTCATCATCGTTTACGCCCTTAACCAGCATAACCTCCATCCAAAGCTTACCGCCGAAATCCGATGAAAATGCCTCGATGCCGGAAATAATATCATTTATCTTCAGCCCAGGATATGGCCGATTGATCTTCTCAAAGATCTCCTGACTTGCTGCATCAAGAGAAGGGATAACTAGATCCGCATCCAGTAGTTCCTTTCTGACCTCTGGATAACCGAATAACGAGCTATTCGTTAGAACCGCAACCGGAATTGAGGTAAGCTCCTTGGCTTCCTTGATGAGCCTGCCAAGATCAAGATTAAGTGTGGGCTCACCTGATCCTGAAAAGGTAATGTAGTTGGCCGTCACTTTCGGCAATACCGCCTTCAACTCATTAGCTATTGTCTCAAAGCCCACAAAGCTGTCGCGTGTCATTGTCTTGCAGGTGGTCTTCCCAAGCTGGCAATATATACAGTCAAAAGAGCAGGTCTTGAAGGGTACGACATCCACCCCTAGAGAAAGACCAAGCCTCCTCGAAGGCACAGGACCAAAGATATATCGCACTAAAATCACTCCCTATTCCCAATTCCATCCCCGGCCATGACGACCCCAGGGCATGTTTCCAAAACCATGCCCGCCCTGGTCAACACGGTGTACCTGCTGGGTACCACATTGGGGACATGTCATTTCAACCCCCCGCTCCCCGGTACCAAATGGCACTTCGAATTCATGGTTA from Bacillota bacterium encodes the following:
- a CDS encoding radical SAM protein → MPSRRLGLSLGVDVVPFKTCSFDCIYCQLGKTTCKTMTRDSFVGFETIANELKAVLPKVTANYITFSGSGEPTLNLDLGRLIKEAKELTSIPVAVLTNSSLFGYPEVRKELLDADLVIPSLDAASQEIFEKINRPYPGLKINDIISGIEAFSSDFGGKLWMEVMLVKGVNDDERELARISSALKGINAEKIQLNTVERPPAESSAKPLTEDEMERIKSYFDKRAEVITVPGNRQTSVGQPAAEGKDMKARYDQILNLLRRRPCTIADVANGLGLNMNEASKYLGILLGLGLINADNSTSGKTYFHR